A stretch of Clostridium sp. BJN0001 DNA encodes these proteins:
- a CDS encoding IS4 family transposase, with translation MNNFSNKMKSELLSTIKQMEENKKCFVKNSSKDFIRNRKLSFFNVLKLLLCLEGKNSFITMAEYFNYSEKMPSQSALIQQRKKLNEIAMPYLFHKFTSSYNALKNIKGYRLLAVDGSKLNIHHNPNDKDTHVKTVPGYKGHNKLHINCMYDLCNKIFVDTCIQAVRKCNESRALIDMVKRFDSNEKAIIIADRGYESYNVFANIQEKGFKYLIRVKDITSTGISSTFKFPEADEFDATKRVNITKRMGRIPLDKRHEYKKLCKVNPFDFIKEGSYETYSMDIRFVRFKISDSSYETIVTNLDEREFDSTEIKELYQLRWKIENSFRELKYLTGLNSLNSKKVELITQEIYAKLTMYNFYSIISTNVKIKDKNRKYSYTINFSKAITVCKKFFKCPANERPPNVEILIQRYISPVRNGRKYPRNITTKSWVNFMYRIS, from the coding sequence ATGAACAATTTTTCTAATAAAATGAAATCAGAATTGCTTTCGACAATAAAACAAATGGAGGAAAACAAAAAGTGTTTTGTAAAAAATTCATCAAAAGATTTTATCCGTAATCGAAAATTAAGTTTTTTTAATGTTTTAAAATTATTACTTTGCCTTGAGGGAAAAAATTCATTCATAACTATGGCTGAATATTTTAATTATAGTGAAAAAATGCCTTCGCAATCGGCTTTAATTCAACAAAGGAAGAAGTTAAATGAAATAGCAATGCCCTATTTATTTCATAAATTCACTTCATCTTATAATGCTTTAAAAAATATAAAAGGCTATAGATTGCTTGCCGTTGATGGAAGCAAACTAAACATACACCACAATCCTAACGATAAAGATACTCATGTAAAAACAGTCCCTGGATATAAAGGGCATAATAAGTTACACATTAATTGTATGTATGATTTATGTAATAAAATTTTTGTGGATACTTGTATTCAAGCGGTAAGAAAATGTAATGAATCTCGGGCATTAATAGATATGGTCAAGAGATTTGACAGCAATGAAAAAGCAATTATAATTGCCGACCGTGGATACGAATCTTATAACGTATTTGCAAATATTCAGGAGAAGGGTTTTAAATATTTAATTAGAGTAAAAGACATAACTAGTACTGGCATTAGCAGTACATTTAAATTCCCAGAAGCAGATGAATTTGATGCAACAAAAAGAGTAAACATAACAAAAAGAATGGGTAGAATTCCATTAGATAAGCGACATGAATATAAAAAGCTATGTAAAGTAAATCCCTTTGATTTCATCAAAGAAGGATCGTATGAAACCTACTCAATGGATATACGCTTTGTTAGATTTAAAATTTCAGATAGTAGTTACGAGACAATTGTAACTAATTTAGATGAAAGAGAGTTTGACTCAACAGAAATAAAAGAATTATACCAATTAAGATGGAAAATAGAAAATTCATTTAGAGAGTTAAAGTACTTGACCGGTCTTAACTCTCTAAACTCAAAAAAAGTGGAGCTCATAACCCAAGAAATCTATGCAAAACTCACGATGTATAACTTTTATTCAATTATCTCTACTAATGTTAAAATAAAAGATAAAAATAGAAAATATTCATATACAATCAATTTTTCAAAAGCAATAACTGTCTGTAAGAAATTTTTTAAATGTCCTGCTAATGAGAGACCACCTAACGTTGAAATACTAATCCAACGTTATATTTCACCCGTTAGGAATGGCAGAAAATATCCTCGTAATATAACTACTAAATCCTGGGTGAATTTTATGTATAGAATATCATAA
- a CDS encoding carbohydrate ABC transporter permease, with translation MDMDILANESRKDDFEEVKVQVNLKYNKVTHYIKQILRHITLIFIGIITFFPFIWMISSALKTKDEIFSFPPKLIPSTFEWSNFAKVFSDSSFAVYIGNSFFVAAIDVTIQVITAAMIAYAFTQMKFKGRKVLFAIIMATYMLPSAVTYVPCYILLADLNLIDTLTGLIISNSINIFGIFLMRQAFLQVDKSFVEAARIEGASHFKILWKIMFPLTKPTFITLILLNFVTCYNDYMYPSLILKSPKKFLISAGLRQFFIEGGAYGINWPEIMAASTITVLPLLILFVICQKWFMKGVMGDAGVKG, from the coding sequence ATAGATATGGATATTTTAGCTAATGAGAGTAGAAAAGATGATTTTGAAGAAGTAAAGGTGCAAGTAAATTTAAAATATAATAAAGTGACACATTATATAAAGCAGATTTTAAGACATATTACACTTATTTTTATTGGAATTATAACTTTCTTTCCATTTATATGGATGATATCAAGTGCATTAAAGACTAAAGATGAAATATTTTCTTTTCCACCAAAGCTTATTCCATCTACATTTGAATGGTCAAATTTTGCAAAGGTATTTTCTGATTCGTCTTTTGCAGTTTACATAGGTAATAGTTTTTTTGTAGCAGCTATAGATGTTACAATTCAAGTTATAACAGCCGCAATGATAGCTTATGCATTTACTCAGATGAAATTTAAAGGAAGAAAGGTTTTATTTGCAATTATTATGGCAACATATATGCTTCCTTCTGCAGTAACATATGTGCCATGCTATATTTTACTCGCAGATTTAAATTTAATAGATACACTCACAGGTCTTATTATAAGTAATTCTATTAATATATTTGGAATATTTTTAATGAGGCAGGCGTTTTTACAAGTTGATAAAAGCTTTGTTGAAGCAGCAAGAATTGAAGGCGCTTCGCATTTTAAAATATTATGGAAGATAATGTTTCCTCTTACAAAGCCAACATTTATAACTCTTATTTTATTAAATTTCGTAACATGCTATAACGACTATATGTATCCGTCATTAATTTTAAAAAGTCCAAAAAAATTTCTTATTTCAGCAGGCTTAAGACAATTTTTTATAGAAGGTGGAGCATATGGAATAAACTGGCCTGAAATAATGGCTGCAAGTACAATAACAGTTCTTCCACTTCTTATTTTATTTGTAATATGCCAGAAGTGGTTTATGAAAGGCGTTATGGGAGACGCAGGAGTTAAAGGATAA
- a CDS encoding thioredoxin family protein: MIIKILGSGCANCKRLEQNARKAVESLGIDATIEKVTDIKDIMSFGVMKTPALVVDGKVKIMGRVPSADEIKKYL; encoded by the coding sequence ATGATAATTAAAATTTTAGGAAGTGGATGTGCTAATTGTAAGAGATTAGAGCAGAATGCAAGAAAGGCAGTAGAATCACTTGGAATTGATGCGACTATAGAAAAGGTTACAGATATAAAAGACATAATGTCATTTGGAGTAATGAAAACTCCAGCATTAGTAGTTGACGGAAAAGTAAAGATAATGGGCAGAGTACCATCAGCAGATGAAATAAAGAAGTATCTTTAA
- a CDS encoding IS3 family transposase — protein sequence MEKIKFRRTFTEKERVKFVTEVLESGSNILIAKKYDINAVQLSYWVNNYRRYRQTLEPKEPKDTKLIPNYKREYKKAQEKIEEQKLKIAILEDLLKKKQITLEYKILSAHKWIKLGYKVTIVLKILRISRSTYYSKQKYIVKRSYANVGRKVPGYSLTFDNIKISDITIQKYITEIRSKKTSRKYGYKKVTGELRFRKKYNLKINKKKVRRLMKNLNLLGNYYKRQKRRMSRTCESRKVTASNQLWQMDIKYAFIAGNKKTAYITSIIDVFDREIVAYSIDLSATGSVAKKVMLEALYNRGLNYAKDKTVVLRTDNGSQFISGVFEKGCLDEGVLHERIPVHSPNYNAFIESYHRYLQDECLTGMIYWNLDHIKNDVGDFVYRYNHERIHSSIGYIPPHDYYLMKLAA from the coding sequence ATGGAGAAAATTAAATTTAGAAGAACATTTACAGAGAAAGAAAGAGTTAAATTTGTTACTGAAGTTTTAGAGTCTGGAAGCAATATACTTATTGCTAAAAAATATGATATTAATGCTGTACAATTAAGCTATTGGGTAAATAATTACCGTAGATATAGGCAAACACTAGAACCAAAAGAACCAAAAGATACAAAATTGATACCTAATTATAAGCGTGAATACAAAAAAGCTCAGGAAAAAATTGAGGAGCAAAAACTAAAAATAGCTATTCTTGAAGATCTTCTAAAAAAAAAACAAATAACACTAGAATATAAAATTTTAAGTGCCCACAAATGGATTAAACTTGGATATAAAGTAACAATAGTACTTAAAATATTACGGATTTCTAGATCCACATATTATTCAAAACAGAAATATATTGTTAAAAGAAGCTACGCTAACGTAGGTAGAAAGGTCCCTGGATACAGTTTAACATTCGATAATATCAAAATATCTGATATAACTATTCAAAAGTATATAACAGAAATTAGAAGTAAGAAAACATCGCGAAAATATGGATATAAAAAAGTTACCGGTGAGTTAAGATTTAGAAAGAAGTACAATTTAAAAATTAATAAGAAGAAAGTTAGAAGACTAATGAAAAATTTAAATTTATTAGGAAACTACTATAAAAGACAGAAAAGAAGAATGTCACGTACCTGCGAAAGCAGAAAAGTTACAGCTTCTAATCAATTATGGCAAATGGATATCAAATATGCATTTATTGCTGGTAATAAGAAAACAGCCTATATAACTTCAATAATCGATGTTTTTGATAGAGAAATAGTGGCATATTCAATTGACTTATCTGCTACAGGTTCTGTTGCTAAAAAAGTTATGTTAGAAGCTCTATATAACAGAGGCTTAAACTATGCTAAAGATAAAACAGTAGTACTTCGTACCGATAACGGTAGTCAATTTATTAGTGGAGTTTTTGAGAAAGGATGCCTTGATGAAGGTGTTCTTCATGAAAGAATTCCAGTACACAGTCCAAATTATAATGCATTCATAGAATCATATCATAGATATCTTCAAGATGAATGCCTTACCGGAATGATATATTGGAATTTAGATCACATAAAAAATGATGTAGGTGATTTTGTTTATAGATATAATCATGAGAGAATACATTCATCTATTGGATATATTCCTCCTCATGATTACTATCTAATGAAATTAGCAGCATAA
- a CDS encoding sugar ABC transporter permease, with product MLYKNQNIFSKIQIKKKLAVLLFVMPTLIPLFVFWIYPMCKAVFISFTDWDYMTSDFDFIGFSNYISLFHDSMFFESLKNTLVFTFGTLIPTVAGGLALAVLLKKKIAGLSIYKAIIFSPWITPTVAVSIVWSWIFEPEYGFANYILNLLNLPKSQWLQSSKTAMFAVIIVTVWKGVGWAMIFYLTALNKISKSLYEVASVDGADSFHKFFHITLPLVSPTTFFLTIITTIDSLKAYDQIQVLTQGGPSGSTRTILYFYYQTAFENFDTGKATAIAVIILLIAGALSGIQFIASKKWVHY from the coding sequence ATGTTATATAAGAATCAAAATATATTTTCAAAAATTCAGATAAAGAAAAAGCTTGCGGTTCTTCTTTTTGTTATGCCCACTTTAATTCCTTTATTTGTTTTTTGGATATATCCTATGTGTAAGGCTGTATTTATTAGTTTTACAGATTGGGATTATATGACATCGGATTTTGATTTTATAGGTTTTTCGAATTATATTAGTCTTTTTCATGATTCTATGTTTTTTGAATCTTTAAAAAATACGCTTGTGTTTACTTTTGGAACTTTAATTCCTACAGTTGCAGGTGGACTTGCCCTTGCAGTTTTATTGAAAAAGAAGATAGCTGGCTTATCTATTTATAAAGCTATCATTTTTTCTCCGTGGATTACACCTACAGTTGCAGTTTCTATAGTATGGAGCTGGATTTTTGAGCCTGAGTATGGTTTTGCAAATTACATATTAAATCTTTTAAATCTTCCAAAATCTCAGTGGCTTCAAAGCTCTAAAACTGCGATGTTTGCTGTAATTATAGTTACCGTATGGAAAGGTGTAGGCTGGGCAATGATATTTTATCTTACTGCTCTTAATAAAATCTCTAAATCTTTATATGAAGTAGCGTCTGTAGATGGTGCAGATTCATTTCATAAATTTTTTCATATAACACTTCCTTTAGTATCTCCAACAACTTTTTTTCTTACAATTATTACAACGATAGATTCTCTTAAGGCGTATGATCAGATTCAGGTTTTAACTCAAGGAGGACCTTCAGGAAGTACAAGAACCATATTATATTTTTATTATCAGACGGCTTTTGAAAACTTTGATACAGGTAAGGCAACAGCAATTGCAGTTATTATTCTTTTAATTGCAGGTGCACTTTCTGGTATTCAGTTTATAGCGTCTAAAAAATGGGTTCATTATTAA
- a CDS encoding metalloregulator ArsR/SmtB family transcription factor yields MNFDELTINLLKAMAHPVRYKIIKFLYEGPKCVCKLNEEFNFSQANLSQHLRILKDAGILKSEKVGLQTHYSLYDDNIKSIIISVEDYVKIICKIDKK; encoded by the coding sequence TTGAACTTTGATGAATTAACAATAAATTTGCTTAAAGCTATGGCACATCCTGTTAGATACAAGATTATAAAATTTCTTTATGAAGGGCCAAAGTGTGTTTGCAAACTTAATGAAGAGTTTAATTTTAGTCAGGCAAATCTTTCACAACATTTAAGAATTTTAAAAGATGCAGGAATACTAAAGAGTGAAAAAGTAGGACTTCAAACACATTATAGTTTATATGATGATAATATAAAAAGTATAATAATAAGTGTGGAAGATTATGTTAAGATTATCTGCAAAATAGATAAGAAATAA
- a CDS encoding DMT family transporter: protein MNNKNANGHLIALLTILLWGTTFISTKILLVSFQPVEILFFRFVIGLVALLIIYPHSMKYTTLRQEMTFIAAGFCGICLYYLFENIALTYTMASNIAVIVSVAPFFTAILSRLFLKEEGKLSANFFVGFVLALLGIFLISFNGSNLKLNPIGDILALLAALVWACYSILIKKISAYGYNTILTTRRIFFYGILFIIPALFLFDFRFELTRFTNPVYLFNIIFLGLGASAICFVSWNFAVKILGVVKTSVYIYIVPVITVIASILILHEKITVLSFIGTSLALTGLFLSQNGTKNVLRTK from the coding sequence ATGAATAATAAAAATGCGAATGGGCACTTAATAGCTCTGCTTACAATACTACTTTGGGGAACAACTTTTATATCAACAAAAATTTTATTGGTAAGCTTTCAGCCGGTAGAAATTTTATTTTTTCGCTTTGTTATAGGCTTAGTTGCTTTACTAATAATTTACCCACACAGTATGAAATATACTACTTTGAGGCAGGAGATGACCTTTATAGCAGCAGGTTTTTGTGGAATTTGCCTATACTATCTTTTTGAGAACATCGCTTTAACATATACAATGGCTTCAAATATAGCTGTAATAGTATCAGTAGCACCGTTTTTTACAGCAATTTTAAGTCGTCTGTTTTTAAAAGAAGAGGGAAAATTAAGTGCAAACTTCTTTGTTGGATTTGTTCTTGCACTTTTAGGAATTTTCCTTATTAGTTTTAACGGATCAAATCTTAAATTAAATCCTATAGGAGATATTTTAGCCCTACTAGCTGCATTAGTTTGGGCATGTTATTCTATACTAATAAAAAAGATAAGTGCTTATGGTTACAATACTATTCTTACTACAAGAAGGATATTCTTCTATGGCATTCTCTTTATTATACCTGCATTATTTCTATTTGATTTCCGTTTTGAACTTACTCGTTTCACAAATCCTGTGTATTTATTTAATATTATATTCTTAGGACTTGGAGCGTCTGCCATATGTTTTGTATCTTGGAATTTTGCAGTTAAAATTTTAGGAGTTGTAAAAACAAGTGTTTATATTTACATTGTTCCAGTCATTACCGTTATAGCTTCAATACTTATTTTACATGAAAAAATCACAGTATTATCATTTATCGGAACAAGTCTAGCACTAACAGGACTATTTCTATCACAAAACGGTACAAAGAACGTACTACGTACTAAATGA
- a CDS encoding oligosaccharide flippase family protein, which produces MEKSITKNAAFKGILNLFNIILPIMVTPLVSRSIGKNLYGFIGYGDSLTQYFLIFASFGVYNYGLREISKVREDKNKLQRTFTSLFLFTTFTNIVTTLVYVLYTIFTMKNDPAFYTCLVMGLNIVFNLFYVEWVNEALENYDFIAVKTMVVRIVYSALILLFVRNTDDYLFYLYVLVIFNFINNIISFIYVKRTIKFVFKDLHFLKHIKPMFYAAILSSTALLYTQLDKIMLKPVGTTEVGFYYMAQRIVTIISTLMLTVIQVTMPRLSNYLGNDSKSEYLKLLKKVIKIYFLFLFPVSIGLCCLSKEAMVIFASSEFLPAVPVLAVFSIHMLCTGIESVIAQQIIYLHRREKKDTVLVLIGGVINLILNGALLYLGMLTTVSAIVTTLIANVIILILEYRMVLCDIKLDIKLFSFENMKYLIYSIPFIPITLAIKFLIKNMIISCFIQVISCVILYLLILIIRKDELFIELSGVIIRKIKSKIGK; this is translated from the coding sequence ATGGAAAAGTCAATTACCAAAAATGCTGCATTTAAAGGAATTCTTAACCTTTTCAATATAATTTTACCGATAATGGTTACGCCATTAGTATCAAGATCAATAGGTAAGAATTTATATGGTTTCATAGGGTATGGAGATTCTTTAACACAGTATTTTCTTATTTTTGCGAGTTTTGGAGTGTACAATTATGGACTTAGGGAAATAAGTAAAGTAAGAGAAGATAAGAATAAACTTCAAAGGACGTTTACGAGTTTATTTTTATTCACTACATTTACTAATATTGTAACTACACTGGTTTATGTTTTATATACCATTTTCACAATGAAAAATGATCCAGCGTTTTATACATGTCTTGTAATGGGACTTAATATTGTCTTTAATTTATTTTACGTAGAGTGGGTAAATGAGGCACTTGAAAATTATGACTTTATCGCTGTAAAAACAATGGTTGTAAGAATTGTTTATTCAGCACTTATACTTTTATTTGTAAGAAATACAGATGATTATCTTTTCTATCTTTATGTTTTAGTTATTTTTAACTTTATAAATAACATAATAAGTTTTATTTATGTAAAGAGGACAATTAAATTTGTCTTTAAAGATCTTCATTTTTTAAAACATATAAAACCGATGTTTTATGCTGCTATTTTATCAAGTACAGCGCTTTTATATACACAGCTTGATAAGATAATGTTAAAACCAGTTGGTACTACAGAAGTTGGTTTTTACTATATGGCGCAGAGGATTGTAACTATAATAAGTACGCTTATGCTTACTGTAATTCAAGTTACTATGCCGAGACTTTCAAATTACCTAGGAAATGATTCAAAGAGTGAATATCTAAAACTGCTTAAGAAAGTTATAAAGATATATTTTTTATTTCTATTCCCAGTCTCGATAGGTTTATGCTGTCTTTCAAAAGAGGCAATGGTGATTTTTGCAAGCTCTGAATTTCTTCCAGCAGTGCCTGTTCTTGCTGTTTTTTCAATACATATGCTATGCACAGGAATAGAAAGTGTAATAGCCCAGCAGATAATATATCTTCACAGAAGAGAGAAAAAAGATACAGTGCTTGTACTTATTGGAGGAGTAATAAATCTTATATTAAATGGAGCACTTTTATATTTAGGAATGTTAACTACAGTTTCAGCTATAGTAACAACCCTTATAGCTAATGTAATAATTTTAATACTTGAATACAGAATGGTTTTATGCGATATAAAACTTGACATAAAGTTATTTTCATTTGAAAATATGAAGTATTTAATATATTCTATTCCATTTATTCCGATAACACTAGCTATTAAGTTTCTTATAAAAAACATGATAATATCTTGCTTTATACAAGTTATATCATGCGTTATATTATATCTTTTGATTTTGATAATAAGAAAAGACGAACTCTTTATTGAACTGTCAGGTGTGATAATTAGAAAAATAAAATCAAAGATAGGAAAATAA
- a CDS encoding AI-2E family transporter, whose product MQIHEFLKANMTKKIIAFIILALVALCLTPFKDMLLLTFMISYIFCQIENAINYFINKKIKLNINNKIITYIVLLGILLLFIISGYIYIPKLIEELLILQHQLFKMLDNMQMENTFLNHYISKLSDSEYFVNCFKDNTADILKTISTFKDGTMTLLSSIILSSLFLLSKDSMIKYCRKFANSKVSFLYIIYRNFFKKFLNSFGQVMQVQLIIAIINSTISVIGLYFLSFPEPMALGFMIFFLSLIPVFGVIISLFPLSLIAFEIGGIKKVIEVIILIIVIHACESYVINPKLMSDKAHIPIFMTFFLLLMGEKLMGIWGLLLSIPLYMFIVDMLDVK is encoded by the coding sequence TTGCAAATACATGAATTTTTAAAAGCAAATATGACAAAAAAGATAATTGCATTTATTATACTTGCCTTAGTGGCATTATGCTTAACACCATTTAAAGATATGCTGCTTTTGACATTTATGATTTCTTATATTTTTTGTCAGATAGAAAATGCTATAAATTATTTTATAAATAAAAAAATTAAACTCAACATAAATAATAAGATAATAACATACATTGTACTTTTAGGTATACTTTTATTATTTATTATATCTGGCTACATATATATTCCAAAATTAATAGAAGAACTTTTAATTTTACAGCACCAATTATTTAAAATGCTCGATAATATGCAGATGGAAAATACTTTTTTAAATCATTACATATCAAAATTATCAGACTCAGAGTATTTTGTAAATTGCTTTAAAGATAATACAGCTGACATATTAAAAACTATTTCAACTTTTAAAGATGGAACGATGACACTACTCTCTTCTATCATATTAAGTTCATTATTTTTATTAAGTAAAGACTCTATGATAAAATATTGCAGAAAATTTGCTAACAGCAAAGTATCATTTTTGTACATAATATATAGAAACTTCTTCAAAAAGTTTCTTAACTCTTTTGGACAAGTTATGCAGGTACAATTGATAATAGCGATAATAAATTCAACAATATCGGTAATAGGTTTATATTTTCTATCATTTCCTGAACCTATGGCTCTTGGATTTATGATATTCTTTTTATCATTAATACCTGTATTTGGAGTTATAATATCACTTTTTCCATTAAGTCTTATCGCATTTGAGATTGGTGGAATAAAGAAAGTTATTGAAGTTATAATTCTTATTATTGTAATACACGCATGTGAAAGCTACGTTATAAACCCAAAACTTATGTCAGATAAAGCCCATATACCTATATTCATGACCTTTTTTCTATTACTTATGGGCGAAAAACTGATGGGAATATGGGGACTGTTACTTTCTATACCTTTATATATGTTTATTGTGGATATGCTTGATGTAAAATAA
- a CDS encoding ABC transporter substrate-binding protein — protein sequence MNKFIKRMCAAVVMGSMMATFVGCGADSSKNAKKTDDGKVVIEYWYGLGGKLGDNMEKIIDEFNASQDKYEVKGVAQEDYKTTFKNLQAAISAKKTPALALLEADKVKALSDKKTLTDLNKYLENDSDYKESDYLESFISLGKNKDGGTYGFPIYGTTQVLYYNKQAFKDAGVSEDSLKTWTGFTQALKKLTKKDGDEVSFYGWEPMWGEDNLIDAALSNGGKILSDDGKQVLINSDEWVQSWNYFRKAIFEDKTMRIHSGGSGWEYWYATVDDAMNDKAAGYIGSSGDQGDLDFDKLAALEQPAFTDGKEAKPVAEGRLLSVPENVSDEEKEGAYEFIKFFTRPDISAEWSIASGYISVNKNTQDDENFKEFISKNPQAAVPLKQAMHASEMFIDPTNGKILDALKVAADKVEIENIDAKEALDEAQKIAQEELDKLK from the coding sequence ATGAATAAGTTTATAAAGAGAATGTGTGCAGCGGTTGTTATGGGCTCAATGATGGCAACATTTGTAGGATGTGGTGCAGATTCTTCTAAAAATGCAAAGAAGACAGATGATGGAAAAGTAGTAATTGAATATTGGTATGGTCTTGGAGGAAAACTTGGAGACAATATGGAGAAGATAATAGATGAGTTTAATGCTTCTCAGGATAAATATGAAGTAAAAGGGGTAGCACAGGAAGATTATAAGACTACATTTAAAAATCTTCAGGCAGCAATTTCTGCTAAAAAAACTCCAGCTTTAGCTCTTCTTGAAGCTGATAAAGTTAAGGCTCTTTCAGATAAGAAAACTCTTACAGATTTAAATAAATATTTAGAAAATGATTCAGACTATAAAGAATCTGATTATCTTGAATCATTTATCTCTTTAGGTAAAAATAAAGATGGAGGAACATACGGCTTTCCTATATATGGAACAACACAGGTTCTATATTATAATAAACAAGCCTTTAAAGATGCAGGGGTTTCAGAAGATTCTTTAAAAACATGGACAGGATTTACACAGGCTTTAAAAAAGCTTACTAAAAAAGATGGTGATGAGGTATCATTTTATGGCTGGGAACCTATGTGGGGAGAGGATAATTTAATAGATGCAGCATTAAGTAATGGTGGAAAAATTTTAAGTGATGATGGAAAACAGGTATTAATTAATTCAGATGAATGGGTTCAGTCTTGGAATTATTTCAGAAAAGCTATTTTTGAAGATAAAACAATGAGAATTCATTCAGGTGGAAGCGGATGGGAGTACTGGTATGCTACTGTAGATGATGCTATGAATGATAAAGCAGCAGGCTATATAGGTTCATCTGGAGATCAAGGAGATCTTGATTTTGATAAGCTTGCAGCACTAGAGCAGCCAGCATTTACAGATGGAAAAGAAGCAAAACCAGTTGCAGAAGGAAGACTTTTATCTGTTCCAGAAAATGTTTCAGATGAAGAAAAAGAGGGCGCATATGAATTTATAAAATTCTTTACAAGACCTGATATAAGCGCTGAGTGGTCAATTGCATCAGGATACATTTCAGTAAATAAAAATACTCAAGATGATGAAAACTTTAAAGAGTTTATATCTAAAAATCCACAAGCAGCAGTACCATTAAAACAAGCAATGCACGCAAGTGAAATGTTTATAGATCCAACTAATGGAAAGATATTAGATGCTCTTAAAGTTGCAGCAGACAAAGTTGAAATTGAAAATATTGATGCAAAAGAAGCTTTAGATGAAGCACAAAAGATAGCACAGGAAGAACTTGATAAATTGAAATAA
- a CDS encoding Cof-type HAD-IIB family hydrolase: MNKNIIFFDIDGTLVSEKTHTVCDSAKKALKMAKEKGNLIFINTGRPVSEIDDELRKLDFDGYICGCGTYIEYEGKVLFYKGLGNNLSKKVASELKELKIDGILEGRNDIYYDREENIKSSEVKRILKEHRRAGFYKGSLWDDSNINFDKFVVWYEKEEQFKKLYEEFSNLFDFIHRDDKFYEIVPKGFSKATGIRDVIKLLDIPKENTYSLGDSTNDLEMLEFSEHSIAMGNSHKKLFDICSYVTDDIEENGIYNALEHYSLI, encoded by the coding sequence ATGAATAAAAACATAATTTTTTTTGATATTGATGGAACGCTTGTAAGCGAAAAAACGCATACAGTATGTGATAGTGCAAAGAAAGCTTTAAAGATGGCAAAAGAAAAGGGAAATCTTATATTTATTAATACAGGAAGACCTGTAAGTGAGATAGATGATGAACTTAGAAAGCTTGACTTTGATGGGTATATATGTGGATGTGGAACATATATAGAATATGAAGGAAAGGTTCTTTTTTATAAGGGCTTAGGAAATAATCTTTCAAAGAAGGTAGCTTCAGAGCTTAAAGAACTTAAAATAGATGGAATACTTGAAGGCAGAAATGATATTTACTACGATAGAGAAGAAAATATAAAATCAAGCGAGGTAAAAAGAATTCTTAAAGAACATAGAAGAGCTGGATTTTATAAAGGTTCATTATGGGACGATAGCAATATAAATTTTGATAAGTTTGTTGTTTGGTATGAGAAAGAAGAACAATTTAAGAAACTTTATGAAGAATTTTCAAATTTATTTGATTTTATACATAGAGATGATAAATTTTATGAGATTGTACCAAAGGGATTTTCAAAAGCAACTGGTATAAGAGATGTTATAAAACTTCTTGATATTCCTAAAGAAAATACATATTCATTAGGTGATAGTACAAACGATCTTGAAATGCTTGAATTTTCAGAGCACAGCATAGCAATGGGAAATAGCCATAAAAAACTATTTGACATATGCTCATATGTAACAGATGATATTGAAGAAAATGGAATTTATAATGCACTTGAACATTATAGCTTAATTTGA